From the genome of Ignavibacteriales bacterium, one region includes:
- a CDS encoding DnaJ domain-containing protein produces the protein MNYKDYYKDLGVGKTATPAEIKKAYRRLANKYHPDKTKGDKVAEEKFKEINEANEVLSDPVKRKKYDQFGADWKHYEEAGAQPGGFDWSKYASDRGGQTHRTSTNEFDSMFSGEGAGDLFEMLFGQRSGGQRQGRRNVVKKGEDLATETILSLEEVYHGAARLIQLNNQTIKVTIKPGVADKQKLRISGKGGSGLNGGPNGDLFLTVKIAPHPEFHRKENDLYYNLPVELYTAVLGGKVEIKTLKGKVTVDIPKGTPNGKELRLRGLGMPVYAKKNEFGNLFVKINIMLPENLSEEELDLFKKLGALRN, from the coding sequence ATGAACTATAAAGATTACTACAAGGATTTGGGTGTTGGAAAAACTGCAACTCCAGCAGAGATAAAAAAAGCGTATCGAAGACTTGCCAATAAATATCATCCCGACAAAACTAAGGGAGACAAAGTAGCAGAAGAAAAGTTCAAAGAAATTAACGAGGCTAACGAAGTTCTTAGCGATCCGGTAAAACGAAAAAAGTACGATCAATTTGGTGCGGATTGGAAACACTACGAAGAAGCCGGAGCTCAGCCGGGAGGATTTGATTGGTCGAAATATGCAAGTGATCGTGGCGGACAAACGCACCGGACAAGTACAAATGAATTTGATTCGATGTTTTCTGGTGAAGGAGCCGGTGATCTCTTTGAAATGCTTTTTGGACAACGCAGTGGTGGTCAGCGACAAGGGAGAAGGAATGTTGTTAAAAAAGGAGAGGATCTTGCAACAGAAACAATACTTTCTCTCGAAGAAGTATATCATGGAGCCGCTCGGCTCATACAACTAAATAATCAGACTATTAAAGTGACGATTAAACCGGGTGTTGCCGATAAACAGAAACTCAGAATTTCCGGTAAAGGTGGTAGCGGATTAAATGGTGGTCCAAATGGCGATCTCTTTCTCACAGTCAAGATTGCACCGCATCCGGAATTTCATCGGAAGGAAAACGATCTATATTATAATCTGCCGGTTGAACTGTATACTGCTGTTCTTGGTGGTAAAGTTGAAATCAAAACACTGAAAGGTAAAGTTACTGTTGATATTCCAAAGGGAACACCAAATGGTAAAGAACTCAGACTTCGAGGGCTTGGGATGCCAGTATACGCAAAGAAGAATGAATTTGGAAATCTGTTTGTAAAAATTAACATCATGCTGCCGGAGAATCTCAGCGAGGAGGAGCTCGATTTGTTCAAAAAATTAGGAGCACTAAGGAATTAA
- a CDS encoding nucleotide exchange factor GrpE, whose amino-acid sequence MQKNEQNLLPPVDLEAEIERLQEELIDERDRNLRSLADFKNYRRRIERDGNKIVEEEKRKMILPLLDIIDDLEKALQSAHDTKKPFVKGVQIIHQKLVNLLDIYGVLPFESVGMQFNPNLHEAVAMAKHKGSEPGIIIDELRRGYHMNDELLRTAQVRVAGE is encoded by the coding sequence ATGCAAAAGAATGAACAGAACCTGTTGCCTCCAGTTGATTTGGAGGCGGAAATAGAAAGATTGCAAGAAGAACTTATAGATGAGCGTGACCGGAATCTTCGTTCTCTTGCAGACTTTAAGAATTATCGCCGCCGCATTGAACGAGACGGCAATAAAATTGTTGAGGAGGAAAAAAGGAAAATGATACTTCCTTTGTTAGACATAATAGATGATTTGGAAAAAGCATTACAATCTGCACACGACACGAAAAAACCTTTTGTCAAAGGAGTGCAAATCATCCATCAAAAACTTGTCAACTTGTTAGATATATATGGAGTTCTCCCGTTCGAAAGTGTTGGCATGCAGTTCAACCCTAATCTACACGAAGCTGTGGCAATGGCAAAACATAAAGGTAGTGAACCGGGAATTATTATTGATGAACTTCGCCGCGGTTATCACATGAATGATGAATTACTACGCACAGCTCAAGTACGAGTTGCAGGTGAGTAA
- a CDS encoding low affinity iron permease family protein, with protein MIKIYRHTENGFEKLTSFVINILGNSITFIFALGAVIFWLTNKRFYTQDIHSSIGDLILGITFLNLFIIQKSFNRFSGSLHLKVNELVASHESASNKVMNAEVKTENEIIELSKEYVELAEKTKEEGEKILERFHKSEVDKE; from the coding sequence ATGATAAAAATATATAGACATACCGAAAATGGTTTTGAAAAACTTACGTCCTTTGTAATAAATATACTTGGCAACTCTATCACATTTATTTTTGCATTAGGAGCCGTAATATTCTGGCTCACTAACAAGCGATTTTACACTCAGGATATTCATTCCAGCATCGGCGATTTAATTCTCGGGATTACTTTTCTGAACTTATTTATTATACAAAAATCATTCAACCGTTTCTCCGGCTCGCTTCATTTGAAAGTGAATGAACTTGTCGCATCACACGAATCTGCCAGCAATAAAGTTATGAATGCGGAAGTAAAAACTGAAAATGAGATAATTGAACTATCAAAAGAATATGTTGAACTGGCTGAGAAGACAAAAGAAGAAGGAGAAAAAATCCTGGAACGATTTCATAAATCAGAAGTAGACAAAGAGTAA
- a CDS encoding NADP-dependent oxidoreductase, whose protein sequence is MQRQINRKILLVERPIGIPDEGCFKLVTSELPQPMSGHVLLKTKFISVDPYMRGRINVRKSYVAPFQLNEVLNGGIVAEVIESKSNNLVKGDFVVGNLNWQDYNIAGEKDVRKINPDIAPISTSLGVLGMTGLTAYFGLLDIGQPKKGETVVVSAAAGAVGTIVGQIAMLHGCRVVGITGSDKKTKYLIDELGFENAINYKTSNLEKALNEACPDGVDIYFDNVGGDISDAVLSLINNNARIPLCGQISLYNEIQIPTGRRIQPQLLTHSALMKGFIVHNYADRFEEGISQLAHWLREKRLKYEENIIVGLENTPKAFIGLFSGENLGKQIVRVV, encoded by the coding sequence ATGCAACGACAAATCAACAGAAAAATATTATTGGTTGAGAGACCAATCGGAATACCGGATGAGGGTTGTTTTAAACTAGTTACATCTGAATTACCTCAACCGATGAGCGGACATGTTTTACTGAAGACAAAATTCATTTCAGTTGATCCATATATGAGAGGCAGAATAAATGTTCGAAAATCATATGTCGCGCCTTTTCAACTGAACGAAGTTTTGAATGGAGGAATTGTAGCAGAGGTGATTGAGTCAAAATCAAATAACCTTGTTAAGGGAGATTTTGTAGTTGGAAATCTTAACTGGCAGGATTACAATATAGCTGGCGAGAAAGATGTCAGGAAAATAAATCCTGATATTGCCCCGATTAGTACATCGCTGGGAGTGTTGGGAATGACAGGACTTACGGCGTATTTCGGATTGTTGGATATTGGTCAACCAAAGAAAGGTGAAACAGTCGTTGTTTCCGCGGCGGCTGGTGCCGTAGGAACGATTGTAGGACAGATTGCAATGTTACACGGTTGTCGTGTTGTTGGAATAACCGGATCTGACAAAAAAACAAAATACTTGATTGATGAACTTGGATTTGAAAACGCTATCAATTATAAAACTTCTAATCTGGAGAAAGCATTGAACGAAGCTTGTCCGGATGGCGTTGACATTTACTTTGATAATGTAGGCGGTGATATTTCAGACGCAGTCCTTTCTTTAATCAACAATAACGCGCGCATTCCATTATGCGGTCAAATTTCATTATACAACGAGATACAAATTCCGACGGGAAGACGAATACAGCCTCAATTACTTACACATAGTGCTCTCATGAAGGGTTTCATCGTCCACAATTACGCAGATCGTTTCGAGGAGGGGATAAGTCAATTGGCTCACTGGCTGAGGGAAAAAAGATTGAAGTATGAGGAAAATATAATCGTTGGATTGGAAAATACTCCGAAGGCATTCATCGGATTGTTTTCTGGAGAAAATCTTGGCAAACAAATTGTGAGAGTTGTGTGA
- a CDS encoding alkene reductase, with translation MKNAKLFSPYKLGNIELKNRIVMAPMTRSRAIGNIPNKLMSEYYGQRAGAGLIITEGTSPSPNGLGYSRIPGIYSETQVEGWKKTTDAVHSKSGKIFLQLMHTGRISHQANMSEGAVIIAPSAVKPSGQMWTDVSGLQDFPIPKEMTSEEIKYTKQEYIFAAANAMKARFDGIELHGANGYLIEQFLSPVSNKRNDNYGGSIENRCRFLLEIVEDVIKAIGKERVGLRLSPYGVASDMPSYPEIEDTYKYLAEKLNSIGILYIHLVDHSAMGAPKVPIEIKKSIRERFEHTLIFSGGYTMELAENELENGIANLIAFGRPFINNPDLVERFADGWQLSKDLDMNTFYSPGEKGYTDYPMHA, from the coding sequence ATGAAAAATGCTAAACTATTTAGTCCATATAAGCTCGGAAACATAGAACTCAAAAATAGAATTGTTATGGCACCTATGACTCGATCCCGCGCGATCGGAAATATTCCAAACAAATTAATGTCAGAATATTATGGTCAACGTGCCGGTGCGGGACTTATCATTACTGAAGGGACTTCTCCTTCGCCTAATGGTCTCGGTTATAGCCGCATTCCGGGAATCTATAGTGAAACACAAGTGGAAGGTTGGAAGAAAACCACAGATGCAGTGCATTCAAAAAGTGGAAAGATATTTCTACAGCTTATGCATACTGGACGAATCAGTCATCAAGCGAACATGTCGGAAGGCGCAGTAATTATTGCCCCTTCGGCGGTTAAGCCATCCGGTCAAATGTGGACTGATGTTAGTGGACTACAGGATTTTCCAATCCCAAAGGAAATGACTTCAGAAGAAATAAAATATACCAAACAAGAATACATTTTCGCCGCAGCTAATGCAATGAAAGCAAGGTTTGATGGTATTGAACTACATGGTGCTAATGGTTACCTGATAGAACAATTTTTATCTCCGGTTAGTAATAAAAGAAACGATAATTACGGCGGTAGTATTGAAAACCGCTGCCGTTTTCTTTTGGAAATTGTAGAAGATGTAATTAAAGCGATTGGAAAAGAGCGTGTTGGTTTGCGTTTATCTCCTTACGGTGTTGCCAGTGATATGCCTTCTTATCCCGAAATTGAAGACACTTATAAATATCTTGCCGAAAAGCTGAACAGTATAGGAATACTTTACATTCATCTAGTTGATCATAGTGCTATGGGTGCGCCGAAAGTACCTATCGAAATTAAAAAATCTATTCGAGAAAGATTTGAACACACACTTATTTTCAGCGGCGGATATACAATGGAACTCGCAGAAAATGAATTAGAAAACGGAATTGCTAATCTCATCGCATTCGGTAGACCATTTATTAATAACCCCGATCTCGTTGAACGATTTGCTGACGGCTGGCAGTTATCAAAAGATCTTGATATGAACACATTTTATTCTCCAGGTGAAAAAGGATATACAGATTATCCTATGCATGCTTAA
- a CDS encoding thiamine pyrophosphate-binding protein: MISSEITIAEYLLTRLKEIGVDHLFGVPGDFVLGFFNEVLKSDIKYVGTCNELNAAYAADGYARIRGIGAFSSTYGVGELSAINGVAGAFAERVPVVVITGSPATLNFRTRPLLHHTLGDYQIPMKMYEKITVASTQLISSETAPAEIDRVLSECISHQQPVYISFPADVVLMKCNKPNAFNFPARPQCNKDALAEAIKEAIKMLDKAQKPIVIGDVELIRFKLQKEFAEFLDKTGLPYVTMMLGKTLLSEHHPQFIGLFEGDRSRDYVKNRVESADCIIKLGTLMTDFNTGGFTTNLDDSKMISGNIGYVKIKHHYYENVHLHDFIIGLTEKLSRRDTATLDIQCASNSCVHRHTETYLPDVKKPLTIKRFFDRMSHFIENNSIVIAETGVSIFSASEMLMPEGATFIAQTFYGSIGYTVGATLGACIAAQDRKVVLFIGDGSFQVTCQDLSTMIRNNLKPIIFLINNDGYTIERVIVDHSYNDIQPWHYHKLVEVFGEGLGLDVRNEGELEDALGKAVKADGLVFIEIHTGRLDCPESLRSAGRSMAKTNQLN, from the coding sequence ATGATAAGTTCAGAGATCACTATTGCCGAATACTTGTTAACCCGGTTGAAAGAAATCGGGGTGGATCATCTCTTTGGTGTACCGGGAGATTTTGTACTTGGATTTTTCAATGAGGTTCTGAAGAGCGACATTAAATATGTCGGTACTTGCAACGAACTCAATGCGGCTTATGCAGCCGATGGTTACGCACGCATTAGAGGTATCGGCGCATTTTCGTCAACCTATGGTGTTGGAGAATTGAGTGCCATCAATGGTGTGGCTGGCGCATTTGCAGAAAGAGTTCCTGTAGTAGTGATAACCGGTTCTCCTGCTACGCTTAATTTTCGTACTCGGCCTCTGTTGCATCACACTTTAGGTGATTATCAAATTCCCATGAAGATGTACGAGAAAATTACAGTCGCTTCAACGCAACTCATTTCCTCTGAAACTGCCCCGGCTGAAATTGACCGAGTGTTGTCGGAGTGCATTTCACATCAACAACCGGTTTACATAAGTTTTCCCGCAGATGTTGTATTAATGAAATGTAACAAACCAAATGCTTTCAATTTTCCGGCTCGCCCACAGTGTAATAAGGATGCTCTGGCTGAGGCGATAAAGGAAGCAATTAAAATGCTTGATAAGGCACAGAAACCAATTGTGATCGGCGATGTGGAATTGATACGCTTCAAACTGCAAAAAGAATTTGCAGAGTTTCTAGACAAAACAGGTCTCCCATATGTAACTATGATGTTGGGTAAGACGTTACTTTCAGAGCATCACCCGCAATTTATTGGACTCTTTGAAGGTGACCGTAGCCGTGACTATGTAAAAAATCGTGTCGAGTCTGCCGACTGTATTATCAAACTCGGGACACTAATGACAGATTTTAATACTGGCGGGTTCACAACGAACCTAGACGATTCAAAGATGATCAGCGGCAATATTGGTTACGTAAAGATCAAACACCATTATTACGAGAACGTGCATCTCCATGATTTTATTATTGGGTTGACGGAAAAACTTTCACGACGTGATACCGCAACTCTTGATATTCAATGTGCTTCAAATAGTTGTGTACATAGGCATACAGAAACATATCTGCCAGATGTAAAGAAACCACTTACTATCAAGCGTTTCTTCGACCGTATGAGTCATTTTATCGAAAATAATTCAATAGTAATTGCGGAAACAGGCGTATCCATTTTCAGTGCTTCGGAGATGCTTATGCCGGAAGGAGCGACCTTCATCGCACAAACTTTTTACGGATCGATCGGTTATACAGTCGGTGCAACGCTAGGCGCTTGCATAGCAGCGCAGGATCGAAAAGTTGTGCTTTTTATAGGTGATGGTTCTTTTCAAGTTACTTGTCAGGATCTATCAACAATGATTAGGAATAACCTGAAGCCGATCATTTTCCTTATCAATAATGATGGATATACTATTGAACGCGTAATTGTTGATCATTCATACAACGATATCCAACCTTGGCATTATCACAAACTTGTGGAAGTATTTGGAGAAGGGCTGGGTCTTGATGTTCGCAATGAAGGTGAACTTGAAGATGCGCTGGGTAAAGCAGTAAAAGCAGACGGACTTGTTTTCATCGAAATTCACACTGGACGGTTGGATTGTCCGGAGTCACTTCGAAGCGCAGGTAGATCGATGGCAAAAACAAATCAGCTTAATTAA